From a region of the Kosakonia radicincitans DSM 16656 genome:
- a CDS encoding IS3-like element ISSen4 family transposase (programmed frameshift), whose translation MKKRFSDEQIISILREAEAGVPARELCRKHAISDATFYTWRKKYGGMEVPEVKRLKSLEEENARLKKLLAEAMLDKEALQVALGRKLLTTDQKREAVMLMCDATGLSKRRACRLTGLSLSTCRYEAHRPAADAHLSGRITGLALERRRFGYRRIWQLLRREGLHVNHKRVYRLYHLSGLGVKRRRRRKGLATERLPLLRPAAPNLTWSMDFVMDALSTGRRIKCLTCVDDFTKECLTVTVAFGISGVQVTRILDSIALFRGYPATIRTDQGPEFTCRALDQWAFEHGVELRLIQPGKPTQNGFIESFNGRFRDECLNEHWFSDIVHARKIINDWRQDYNECRPHSTLNYQTPSEFAAGWRKGHSENEDSDVTN comes from the exons ATGAAGAAGCGTTTTTCCGACGAACAGATCATCAGTATTCTCCGCGAAGCCGAAGCTGGGGTACCCGCCCGTGAACTCTGCCGCAAGCATGCCATTTCCGATGCCACGTTTTACACCTGGCGTAAGAAGTATGGCGGTATGGAGGTGCCTGAAGTTAAGCGCCTGAAGTCGCTTGAGGAAGAGAACGCCAGACTCAAGAAGCTGCTTGCCGAAGCCATGCTGGATAAAGAGGCGCTTCAGGTGGCTCTTGGGCGAAAGT TACTGACGACAGACCAGAAGCGGGAAGCCGTGATGTTGATGTGTGATGCGACCGGTCTGTCGAAACGTCGTGCCTGCAGGCTTACAGGTTTATCCCTGTCGACCTGCCGCTATGAGGCTCACCGTCCGGCTGCTGATGCGCATTTATCAGGGCGCATCACTGGGCTGGCACTGGAGCGCAGGCGTTTTGGCTACCGTCGTATTTGGCAGTTGCTGCGCCGTGAAGGGCTTCATGTTAATCATAAGCGTGTGTACCGGCTTTATCACCTCAGTGGCCTGGGCGTAAAACGCAGAAGACGTCGTAAAGGGCTGGCAACAGAACGTCTGCCGCTGCTCCGTCCGGCGGCGCCCAATCTGACCTGGTCGATGGATTTCGTCATGGACGCACTTTCCACCGGTCGCAGGATCAAGTGTCTTACCTGCGTCGATGATTTCACAAAGGAATGCCTGACGGTCACTGTTGCCTTTGGGATTTCAGGCGTTCAGGTCACGCGTATTCTGGACAGCATTGCACTGTTTCGAGGCTATCCGGCGACGATAAGAACTGACCAGGGGCCGGAGTTCACTTGCCGTGCACTGGATCAATGGGCCTTTGAGCATGGTGTTGAGTTGCGCTTAATCCAGCCGGGCAAGCCAACGCAGAACGGATTTATTGAGAGCTTTAACGGACGATTTCGCGATGAATGTTTGAATGAGCACTGGTTCAGCGATATCGTTCATGCCAGGAAAATTATTAATGACTGGCGGCAGGATTATAACGAATGCCGCCCGCACTCCACGCTGAATTATCAGACACCGTCTGAATTTGCAGCGGGCTGGAGAAAGGGGCATTCTGAGAATGAAGATTCCGACGTTACTAACTGA
- a CDS encoding GNAT family N-acetyltransferase, which translates to MTVLSAPEMRFGTKQDVPFIIAVIRDGMRDGYFNFDDDDGLSQFESQISEAIARRERGENCADFLFVFDAQHNGAAIGFALLTGKNGANGLASHLEIRMFGVTRSQRQKGFGRSMLQSILDATPGHKVEASCLPASVVMARMLTNAGFHVKEISPFGKRTFRR; encoded by the coding sequence ATGACGGTGTTATCTGCCCCTGAAATGCGCTTTGGAACCAAACAGGATGTTCCCTTTATCATAGCGGTGATTCGCGACGGTATGCGGGATGGGTATTTTAACTTTGATGATGATGACGGACTGTCTCAGTTCGAAAGTCAGATCTCAGAAGCCATTGCCAGGCGGGAACGGGGAGAGAATTGCGCCGATTTCTTGTTTGTCTTTGATGCTCAACATAATGGCGCAGCGATAGGTTTTGCCCTACTGACGGGCAAAAATGGTGCAAATGGACTTGCTTCACATCTGGAAATCAGGATGTTTGGTGTTACCAGGAGTCAAAGACAAAAAGGATTTGGGCGCTCCATGTTGCAAAGTATTCTGGATGCTACTCCCGGCCATAAAGTGGAGGCATCCTGTCTTCCTGCATCAGTTGTCATGGCCAGGATGCTGACTAATGCGGGTTTTCACGTCAAAGAGATAAGCCCGTTTGGAAAGCGTACTTTCAGACGCTAA
- a CDS encoding helix-turn-helix domain-containing protein, with protein sequence MEMEKQDWHKADIIAALHKKGLSLASLSRANGLSSSTLANALTRDWPRGEIIIANAIGEEPQEIWPTRYFDKAGMPIKRIIRKPV encoded by the coding sequence ATGGAGATGGAAAAACAGGACTGGCATAAGGCAGACATCATAGCTGCGCTACATAAGAAAGGTTTGTCACTTGCCTCACTGAGTAGGGCTAACGGTCTTTCAAGCAGCACTCTGGCAAATGCACTGACACGTGACTGGCCTAGAGGCGAGATCATCATCGCTAATGCAATTGGTGAAGAACCTCAAGAAATATGGCCAACCCGATATTTTGATAAGGCAGGAATGCCGATCAAGAGAATCATAAGAAAACCGGTTTAA
- a CDS encoding type I-E CRISPR-associated protein Cas6/Cse3/CasE — protein sequence MKEIMFVSGQKIRICGSLATIRREEAGGRKREICPPAHELPDYIHYHLERAGVICGRLRIVRSTKFHIIKPGSVGRTSHKIIVPMSQYDAECVIEDVGALEQAYAFGIGRKRIFGFGYMNSIEVLS from the coding sequence ATGAAGGAAATCATGTTTGTGTCTGGCCAGAAAATTCGAATCTGCGGCTCGCTGGCCACTATTCGACGCGAGGAAGCTGGAGGCCGGAAAAGAGAGATTTGTCCACCTGCCCATGAACTCCCGGATTATATCCACTATCACCTGGAACGGGCCGGAGTGATCTGTGGACGGTTACGTATCGTTCGAAGCACCAAGTTCCATATTATTAAGCCCGGGAGCGTTGGCCGTACATCCCACAAGATCATTGTACCGATGAGCCAGTACGATGCTGAATGCGTGATTGAAGATGTCGGCGCACTTGAACAGGCATACGCTTTCGGGATCGGCAGAAAGCGGATATTCGGCTTTGGCTATATGAACAGCATCGAAGTGCTTTCCTGA
- a CDS encoding DNA replication terminus site-binding protein encodes MNISTTFQTLESEITQLRGVLGSRLPLKASVCVLPAVADGEEDMAIEHIMPELKQGHDAVHAACAAYADLHIRDGYSQKSARRTTGVLWYDNTDAEFSQLVTRLVTSINQHKESIQRHIIENYGGDRRPEYMRFNALHSACPGVMTLHLYRQLRMFDNANVNLVSFGWRQKTLFSRVNKIELLQKMGKDIEEDEDKSVRLNSLIKAIARVPEEKLRLRRPVKVHPAANIAMADPEHPDQILRLSAASSMPFIIIQDEHVKIRPLPEFVANEVKPRSNRLKTDVIGIFHGESIEMIL; translated from the coding sequence ATGAATATCTCAACAACTTTCCAGACGCTGGAGAGCGAGATCACACAACTTCGTGGAGTGCTGGGTTCCCGGCTTCCGCTCAAGGCGAGTGTCTGCGTCCTGCCAGCCGTTGCTGATGGCGAAGAAGATATGGCCATCGAACACATCATGCCTGAGCTGAAACAGGGACACGATGCTGTCCATGCTGCCTGCGCGGCATACGCTGACCTGCATATCAGGGATGGCTATTCGCAGAAGTCCGCTCGGCGCACTACCGGCGTATTATGGTACGACAATACAGATGCGGAATTCTCTCAGCTGGTTACCCGTTTGGTGACATCCATCAACCAGCATAAAGAGAGCATTCAACGCCACATCATCGAAAACTACGGTGGTGATCGCCGACCGGAATACATGCGCTTCAACGCGCTGCATAGCGCCTGCCCTGGTGTCATGACCCTGCATCTCTATCGGCAGCTGCGTATGTTTGATAATGCTAACGTCAATCTGGTCAGTTTCGGCTGGAGGCAAAAGACGCTTTTTAGCAGGGTTAACAAAATCGAGTTGCTCCAGAAGATGGGCAAGGACATCGAGGAAGATGAAGATAAATCAGTCAGACTCAACTCGTTGATTAAGGCTATTGCGCGTGTACCGGAAGAAAAGCTTCGCTTACGCCGTCCGGTTAAAGTGCATCCAGCTGCAAACATCGCGATGGCTGATCCTGAACACCCCGACCAGATACTGCGTCTTTCTGCCGCTTCATCTATGCCGTTCATTATCATTCAGGATGAGCACGTGAAAATTCGGCCATTGCCAGAGTTCGTGGCCAATGAAGTAAAGCCGAGGAGTAACCGCCTCAAGACAGATGTGATCGGTATATTCCACGGCGAAAGTATCGAAATGATTCTCTGA
- the umuC gene encoding translesion error-prone DNA polymerase V subunit UmuC: MFCLVDCNSFYASCERVFRPDLVNKPIVCLSNNDGMVVARSAEAKKLGIQNGDVYFQKKAFFEANGVHVFSSNYALYAEISRRVCETLFKFSSNTEVYSIDEVFLSFEGMQKNYNFDDYGREIKKTVLKSTHIPVGVGISTTKTLAKLANKAAKTWTKTGGVVDLSSPERQRKLLPYIDVSDVWGVGRRYATRLNSMGIRTALDLANAPTSLIRNTFGVVLERTQRELNGESCIALEEVRKVKQQIISSRSFGQKIEHYEAMHQAVCEYAERAGEKLREEKQYCRCITVFIGTSYYSKTAPYSGQQTVKLENPTADTREIIAAAVAGLRHIWQEGYRYHKAGVMLSDFYDSATSQLDLFGENRLFANGEALMGVMDRINRSGRGKLWFAGQGIDKDWTMRRELLSPSYLTNINEIPRVRIG; the protein is encoded by the coding sequence ATGTTCTGCCTGGTGGATTGCAACTCATTTTACGCCTCCTGCGAGAGAGTCTTTCGGCCCGATCTGGTGAACAAGCCAATTGTATGCCTTTCGAACAATGATGGCATGGTCGTGGCACGTTCAGCGGAAGCTAAAAAATTAGGTATCCAGAATGGTGACGTGTACTTCCAGAAGAAAGCATTCTTTGAAGCTAACGGTGTACATGTTTTCAGTTCTAACTATGCCTTGTACGCGGAGATCTCCCGTAGGGTGTGTGAGACATTATTTAAATTCTCCAGTAATACTGAGGTCTACAGTATTGATGAAGTTTTCCTTTCGTTTGAAGGAATGCAGAAAAATTATAATTTTGATGACTATGGAAGAGAAATAAAGAAAACCGTATTAAAGAGCACCCATATACCCGTGGGGGTGGGCATATCGACAACTAAAACTTTGGCAAAACTAGCAAATAAAGCTGCAAAAACATGGACTAAAACAGGCGGAGTGGTTGATCTCAGCAGTCCAGAAAGACAACGTAAATTATTGCCATATATTGACGTAAGCGATGTCTGGGGGGTGGGCCGGAGATATGCCACCAGACTGAACAGCATGGGCATCAGGACTGCTCTCGATCTGGCCAATGCGCCAACATCGCTTATCCGTAACACATTTGGAGTCGTACTGGAGCGAACGCAGCGCGAATTGAATGGCGAGTCCTGCATAGCCCTGGAAGAGGTGAGGAAGGTTAAGCAGCAGATCATCAGCTCGCGTTCATTCGGCCAGAAAATAGAGCACTACGAAGCAATGCACCAGGCGGTGTGTGAGTATGCCGAACGTGCAGGCGAGAAGCTGCGCGAAGAGAAGCAATACTGTCGCTGCATAACGGTTTTTATTGGCACAAGTTACTATTCGAAAACGGCCCCTTACAGTGGCCAGCAGACAGTCAAGCTGGAAAACCCCACCGCCGATACCCGGGAAATCATTGCGGCTGCGGTCGCAGGGCTCCGGCATATCTGGCAGGAGGGATACCGATACCATAAAGCCGGAGTGATGCTATCTGACTTTTATGATAGCGCCACCAGCCAGCTCGATTTGTTTGGTGAGAACCGACTCTTTGCCAATGGTGAAGCGTTGATGGGCGTGATGGATAGAATTAACCGGTCAGGTCGGGGGAAATTATGGTTTGCGGGCCAGGGCATCGACAAAGACTGGACGATGCGGCGGGAGTTATTGTCACCATCCTATCTCACTAACATTAATGAAATCCCTCGCGTCAGGATTGGCTAA
- the umuD gene encoding translesion error-prone DNA polymerase V autoproteolytic subunit: protein MKLIPVTQQSPGQFPLFVEPVSAGFPSVASDYVDEFIDLNTHLIKHPSATYFLRVTGSSMVEARIHEGDLVIVDSSLEAKEGDIVIATVDGDFTIKRLQLSPAPALLPMNSRMSPIYLKEGEELAIFGVVTFIVYKAL from the coding sequence ATGAAACTTATCCCAGTGACACAACAATCACCAGGCCAATTCCCGTTGTTCGTTGAGCCTGTCAGCGCAGGTTTCCCTTCAGTCGCTTCCGATTATGTTGATGAATTTATTGATCTAAATACTCACCTCATCAAACATCCATCTGCAACCTACTTCTTACGAGTAACAGGTTCATCGATGGTAGAGGCACGTATTCACGAAGGCGATCTGGTCATCGTGGATAGCTCACTTGAGGCGAAAGAGGGGGATATTGTGATTGCGACCGTTGATGGTGATTTCACCATTAAGCGGTTGCAGCTAAGCCCGGCTCCCGCGCTACTGCCAATGAATAGCCGGATGTCACCGATCTATCTGAAAGAAGGCGAAGAACTGGCCATTTTTGGCGTGGTGACCTTCATCGTGTACAAGGCCTTGTGA
- a CDS encoding IS110 family transposase — MTITTVGIDLAKNVFAVHCVDQNGKTVLVKSRVTRAALPGLIAGLPPCVIGMEACSGAHYWARLFRQYGHEPRLMAAKFVSPYRMAGKSGKNDAADAQAICEAVRRPHMRFVPVKDESQQAMQCLHRTRQGFIEEKTATYNRLRGLISEFGVIAPQSTDALRHIVFEQKNSLPLQVQQCVDDLLEHVARIEDNIAEYDRILSRMAKTDHRSQRLMELKGVGPTTACALVASIGNAHDFKNGRQLAAWLGLTPSQYSSGGKSKLGRITKAGDSYLRTLLVQGARSVLIGAEKRTDLFSRWVCSLVERRGYWRAVVAIAAKNARLCWASLHYGDDFRLYSAS, encoded by the coding sequence ATGACCATTACTACTGTCGGTATCGATCTTGCTAAAAATGTGTTCGCTGTTCATTGCGTTGACCAGAATGGCAAAACCGTTCTGGTTAAATCCAGAGTAACCCGCGCAGCTCTTCCCGGGCTGATTGCTGGTTTGCCGCCCTGTGTTATCGGGATGGAGGCGTGCTCCGGGGCTCATTACTGGGCAAGACTGTTTCGGCAGTATGGTCATGAGCCGCGTCTGATGGCCGCTAAATTTGTATCGCCTTACCGCATGGCTGGTAAATCAGGGAAAAATGATGCAGCTGATGCTCAGGCTATCTGCGAGGCGGTTCGTCGCCCACATATGCGGTTTGTGCCGGTTAAGGATGAGAGCCAGCAGGCAATGCAGTGTCTGCATCGTACCCGACAGGGTTTTATCGAAGAGAAAACAGCAACATATAATCGTCTCCGGGGGTTGATATCTGAATTCGGCGTTATCGCCCCACAAAGTACAGATGCCCTGCGCCACATAGTTTTTGAGCAGAAGAATTCTTTACCACTTCAGGTTCAGCAATGTGTTGATGATTTGCTGGAGCACGTTGCTCGCATTGAAGATAACATCGCTGAATATGACCGAATTTTGTCCCGCATGGCCAAAACAGATCATCGCAGTCAGCGGCTGATGGAATTGAAGGGCGTTGGCCCCACAACGGCCTGTGCGCTGGTCGCCAGTATCGGTAATGCACATGATTTTAAGAATGGGCGCCAGCTGGCAGCCTGGCTGGGACTGACACCATCGCAGTACAGCAGCGGCGGAAAGTCGAAGCTTGGCAGGATAACGAAAGCTGGCGATTCGTATCTGAGAACACTTCTGGTTCAGGGTGCCCGCTCGGTACTGATCGGGGCGGAGAAAAGGACTGATTTATTCAGTCGTTGGGTCTGCTCACTGGTCGAACGCAGAGGATACTGGCGCGCTGTTGTTGCCATCGCTGCCAAAAATGCAAGACTGTGCTGGGCATCATTGCATTACGGTGATGATTTCAGGTTGTACTCAGCCAGCTAA
- a CDS encoding IS6-like element IS26 family transposase, which translates to MNPFKGRHFQRDIILWAVRWYCKYGISYRELQEMLAERGVNVDHSTIYRWVQRYAPEMEKRLRWYWRNPSDLCPWHMDETYVKVNGRWAYLYRAVDSRGRTVDFYLSSRRNSKAAYRFLGKILNNVKKWQIPRFINTDKAPAYGRALALLKREGRCPSDVEHRQIKYRNNVIECDHGKLKRIIDATLGFKSMKTAYATIKGIEVMRALRKGQASAFYYGDPLGELRLVSRVFEM; encoded by the coding sequence ATGAACCCATTCAAAGGCCGGCATTTTCAGCGTGACATCATTCTGTGGGCCGTACGCTGGTACTGCAAATACGGCATCAGTTACCGTGAGCTGCAGGAGATGCTGGCTGAACGCGGAGTGAATGTCGATCACTCCACGATTTACCGCTGGGTTCAGCGTTATGCGCCTGAAATGGAAAAACGGCTGCGCTGGTACTGGCGTAACCCTTCCGATCTTTGCCCGTGGCACATGGATGAAACCTACGTGAAGGTCAATGGCCGCTGGGCGTATCTGTACCGGGCCGTCGACAGCCGGGGCCGCACTGTCGATTTTTATCTCTCCTCCCGTCGTAACAGCAAAGCTGCATACCGGTTTCTGGGTAAAATCCTCAACAACGTGAAGAAGTGGCAGATCCCGCGATTCATCAACACGGATAAAGCGCCCGCCTATGGTCGCGCGCTTGCTCTGCTCAAACGCGAAGGCCGGTGCCCGTCTGACGTTGAACACCGACAGATTAAGTACCGGAACAACGTGATTGAATGCGATCATGGCAAACTGAAACGGATAATCGACGCCACGCTGGGATTTAAATCCATGAAGACGGCTTACGCCACCATCAAAGGTATTGAGGTGATGCGTGCACTACGCAAAGGCCAGGCCTCAGCATTTTATTATGGTGATCCCCTGGGCGAATTGCGCCTGGTAAGCAGAGTTTTTGAAATGTAA
- the tnpB gene encoding IS66 family insertion sequence element accessory protein TnpB (TnpB, as the term is used for proteins encoded by IS66 family insertion elements, is considered an accessory protein, since TnpC, encoded by a neighboring gene, is a DDE family transposase.) — protein sequence MIPLPSGTKIWLVAGITDMRNGFNGLAAKVQTTLKDDPMSGHVFIFRGRNGSQVKLLWSTGDGLCLLTKRLERGRFAWPSARDGKVFLTPAQLAMLLEGIDWRQPKRLLTSLTML from the coding sequence TTGATCCCATTACCATCAGGGACAAAGATCTGGCTGGTCGCTGGCATCACCGATATGAGAAACGGCTTCAACGGCCTGGCGGCAAAGGTGCAGACGACGCTGAAAGACGATCCGATGTCAGGTCACGTTTTTATCTTCCGTGGGCGTAATGGCAGTCAGGTAAAGCTCCTCTGGTCTACCGGCGATGGACTGTGTCTGCTGACCAAACGGCTGGAGCGCGGCCGCTTCGCCTGGCCGTCAGCCCGGGATGGCAAAGTGTTCCTCACACCGGCACAGCTGGCGATGCTCCTTGAAGGTATCGACTGGCGGCAGCCTAAAAGACTGCTTACGTCACTGACTATGTTGTAG
- the tnpA gene encoding IS66-like element accessory protein TnpA: MKSLTVVRKKSPNYPVEFKIKMVELSHRPEISVAQLAREHGINDNLLFKWRQYWREGKLRPPSTTENNVPELLPITLDAEDVVPATSPRSQPVAAAAPESLNISCEVTFRHGSLRLNGAISENILNLLIRELKR; the protein is encoded by the coding sequence ATGAAATCATTAACCGTAGTGCGTAAAAAAAGCCCTAATTATCCCGTTGAGTTCAAAATCAAAATGGTTGAACTCTCGCATCGACCAGAGATCTCCGTAGCGCAACTCGCTCGTGAGCATGGGATCAACGATAATTTGCTGTTCAAGTGGCGCCAGTACTGGCGCGAAGGAAAACTACGTCCTCCTTCAACAACAGAAAACAACGTGCCTGAGCTGCTCCCGATAACACTTGATGCCGAAGATGTTGTTCCTGCAACCTCCCCCCGGTCACAACCTGTAGCTGCTGCGGCACCTGAATCACTCAATATCAGCTGTGAAGTGACGTTCCGGCACGGATCACTCCGTCTGAATGGTGCCATCAGCGAAAATATCCTGAACCTGCTGATACGGGAGCTCAAACGTTGA
- the pduA gene encoding propanediol utilization microcompartment protein PduA, translated as MQQEALGMVETKGLTAAIEAADAMVKSANVVLIGYEKIGSGLVTVLVRGDVGAVKAATDAGCASARQIGDVIATHVIPRPHSDVEKLLPAGLKPSEGVK; from the coding sequence ATGCAACAAGAAGCTTTAGGTATGGTCGAGACTAAAGGTCTGACTGCAGCAATAGAAGCTGCTGATGCGATGGTCAAATCAGCCAATGTCGTGCTCATTGGTTACGAAAAAATTGGTTCTGGTCTGGTAACAGTACTCGTACGCGGAGATGTGGGTGCAGTCAAAGCAGCCACAGATGCGGGTTGTGCCTCTGCTCGTCAGATCGGCGATGTCATCGCTACCCATGTCATTCCACGTCCGCATTCTGATGTTGAAAAACTTCTGCCAGCAGGCCTTAAACCATCTGAAGGAGTTAAATAA
- the pduB gene encoding propanediol utilization microcompartment protein PduB gives MSTDNLVENIIAEVLGKVGDLKTPSAASQPVISQQEPAIPRKLCGLTEFVGTAMGDSIGLVIANVDSALLDAMHLEKKYRSIGILGARTGAGPQIMAADEAVKATNTEVVAIELARDTKGGAGHGSLVLFGGQDVSDVKRAVEVALGELERTFGDIYANAAGHVELQYTARASYALEKAFGAPLGRACGVIVGAPAAIGVLMADTAIKSANVDVVAYNSPAKGTSFTNEVILIVSGDSGAVRQAVSSARDVGLTLLETMGGKAPSATTPYI, from the coding sequence ATGAGTACCGATAACCTCGTAGAAAATATTATTGCCGAGGTGCTCGGAAAAGTTGGGGATTTGAAAACCCCGTCCGCCGCATCCCAGCCGGTGATATCTCAGCAGGAGCCCGCTATCCCAAGAAAACTTTGCGGTTTAACCGAGTTCGTCGGGACGGCAATGGGCGACAGTATCGGCCTTGTAATTGCCAACGTTGACAGCGCCTTGCTGGATGCCATGCATCTGGAGAAGAAATACCGCTCAATAGGCATCCTTGGTGCACGTACTGGTGCGGGCCCGCAGATCATGGCGGCTGATGAAGCTGTCAAAGCCACAAATACTGAAGTCGTTGCAATTGAGCTGGCCCGTGACACTAAAGGCGGCGCGGGACACGGTTCACTAGTGCTGTTCGGTGGTCAAGACGTTTCCGATGTGAAACGGGCTGTGGAAGTGGCGCTTGGCGAACTTGAGCGTACTTTCGGTGATATTTACGCCAACGCAGCAGGTCATGTGGAACTCCAGTACACCGCACGCGCCAGCTACGCTCTGGAAAAAGCATTTGGCGCCCCCCTTGGACGCGCCTGTGGCGTGATTGTTGGTGCCCCAGCAGCGATTGGTGTGCTGATGGCAGACACGGCGATCAAATCTGCCAATGTGGATGTGGTGGCTTACAACTCCCCGGCAAAAGGCACCAGCTTTACTAACGAAGTTATTCTGATTGTTTCCGGTGACTCCGGTGCTGTGCGCCAGGCGGTGAGTTCTGCACGTGATGTAGGTCTGACTCTGCTGGAAACGATGGGTGGCAAAGCGCCTTCAGCCACAACCCCTTATATCTGA